From Rhizobium favelukesii, the proteins below share one genomic window:
- a CDS encoding LysR substrate-binding domain-containing protein — protein sequence MKLSKQFPLNALRVFEAVARLGSFTKAGDELGMTQTAVSYQVKLLEENIGEPLFMRRPRHIRLTDAGERLAPKVTEAFAILHEAMASVRGAAEETLLIHSAPTFASQWLARHLGSFHLKYPATAVRLITSDSLIDFAREPADIAIRSGKGEWPGLVSHRLLAIDFTPMLSPELAASAGGIHQPSDLLKLRLIDAGDSWWTSWFEAAGVADPDLAGRPRSRLGAQSFEASAALAGQGVAILTPAFYRDDLAAGRLLQPFPILCSDNDWDYWLAYPESRRNVPKIKAFRNWILEEMDVAATNGS from the coding sequence ATGAAGCTGTCGAAGCAGTTTCCCCTGAACGCGCTGCGCGTATTTGAGGCCGTCGCGCGGCTTGGCAGTTTCACCAAGGCCGGCGACGAACTCGGCATGACGCAGACGGCCGTCAGCTACCAGGTGAAGCTGCTGGAGGAGAATATCGGCGAGCCCCTCTTTATGCGGCGCCCGCGCCATATCAGACTGACCGACGCCGGCGAACGGCTGGCGCCCAAAGTGACGGAGGCCTTCGCCATATTGCACGAAGCGATGGCCTCGGTTCGCGGAGCAGCCGAGGAAACGCTGCTCATTCACTCCGCGCCGACCTTCGCCTCGCAATGGCTGGCGCGTCATCTCGGCTCGTTTCACCTCAAATATCCCGCCACCGCCGTACGTCTGATCACATCGGACTCGCTGATCGATTTTGCCAGGGAGCCCGCCGACATCGCGATCCGCAGCGGCAAGGGCGAGTGGCCGGGCCTCGTGTCCCACCGGCTGCTGGCGATCGATTTCACTCCGATGCTGAGCCCCGAACTTGCGGCCAGTGCCGGCGGCATCCACCAGCCGAGCGATCTCCTCAAGTTGCGACTGATCGATGCCGGCGACTCGTGGTGGACGTCATGGTTCGAGGCGGCCGGTGTCGCCGATCCCGACCTTGCGGGCAGACCGCGCAGCCGGCTCGGCGCGCAATCCTTCGAGGCGAGTGCTGCCCTGGCGGGGCAGGGCGTGGCGATCCTGACGCCGGCATTCTATCGCGATGACCTTGCCGCCGGTCGGCTGCTCCAGCCCTTTCCAATCCTCTGCAGCGACAACGATTGGGACTACTGGCTGGCCTACCCGGAAAGCCGCCGCAATGTTCCTAAAATCAAAGCATTTCGAAACTGGATTCTCGAGGAAATGGACGTCGCCGCGACCAACGGAAGCTAA